One Thioclava electrotropha DNA segment encodes these proteins:
- a CDS encoding glutathione peroxidase — MRLSLILACMLSCVSFATAPARADGPAATPEPIAVKARSAMPVPGDLSFDLVEGETVSLADFRGKVVLVVNTASKCGFAPQFTELQEMSETYGRDGLVILTVPSNDFRQELSTAEEAKRYCALTFGAELPMAQLAKVKGPQAHPFYRWMRETEGFEPSWNFNKVLLGRDGSVIATYPASAEPLSAWMLGDVKAALATASQG, encoded by the coding sequence ATGCGCTTGTCCCTGATTTTGGCCTGCATGTTGTCATGCGTCTCCTTTGCGACCGCTCCGGCACGCGCCGACGGCCCGGCGGCGACGCCTGAACCGATCGCGGTGAAAGCCCGGTCCGCGATGCCGGTGCCGGGGGATTTGTCCTTCGATCTGGTGGAGGGCGAGACGGTCTCGCTCGCCGATTTCCGTGGCAAGGTCGTGCTCGTGGTCAACACCGCCTCGAAATGCGGTTTCGCCCCGCAATTTACCGAGTTGCAGGAAATGTCCGAAACCTATGGCCGCGACGGGCTGGTGATCCTCACCGTGCCGTCGAACGATTTCCGGCAGGAACTCTCCACGGCGGAAGAGGCCAAGCGCTATTGCGCGCTGACTTTCGGGGCCGAATTGCCGATGGCGCAGCTCGCCAAGGTGAAGGGGCCGCAGGCGCATCCGTTCTATCGCTGGATGCGCGAAACCGAGGGGTTCGAGCCGAGCTGGAACTTCAACAAGGTGCTACTGGGCCGCGACGGATCGGTGATCGCGACCTATCCCGCCAGCGCAGAGCCCCTTTCGGCCTGGATGCTGGGCGACGTCAAAGCCGCTCTCGCGACCGCGAGCCAAGGCTGA
- the metK gene encoding methionine adenosyltransferase → MARANYVFTSESVSEGHPDKVCDRISDAVLDTFLAAEPNARVACETFATTNQVVVGGEVGLADKTKLAEYLEGIDKIVRECVKDIGYEQDEFHWATLKVANFLHPQSAHISQGVDKDGAGDQGIMFGFASDETPELMPAPIHYSHAILRRLAEARKSGAEPELRPDAKSQLSVRYENGRPVGVSQIVLSTQHAHEHQTSDDIRAIVEPYIRETLPEGWITPETEWWVNPTGTFVIGGPDGDAGLTGRKIIVDTYGGSAPHGGGAFSGKDPTKVDRSAAYAARYLAKNVVAAGMARKCVIQVSYAIGVAKPLSIYVDTFGTGEVPDEVIEKAVAQVMDLTPKGIRDTLDLCKPIYERTAAYGHFGRAPEADGGFSWEKTDLVEALKKAV, encoded by the coding sequence ATGGCACGCGCGAATTACGTCTTCACCTCCGAATCCGTTTCGGAGGGGCATCCCGATAAGGTCTGTGACCGGATTTCGGATGCCGTTCTCGATACTTTCCTGGCCGCAGAGCCCAACGCGCGGGTCGCTTGCGAAACCTTCGCGACGACCAATCAGGTCGTGGTCGGCGGCGAGGTCGGTTTGGCCGACAAAACGAAACTCGCCGAATATCTCGAAGGCATCGATAAGATCGTGCGCGAATGCGTCAAGGATATCGGCTACGAGCAGGACGAGTTTCACTGGGCGACGCTGAAAGTCGCGAACTTCCTGCACCCGCAATCGGCCCATATCTCTCAGGGCGTCGACAAGGACGGGGCCGGCGATCAGGGGATCATGTTCGGCTTCGCTTCGGACGAGACGCCCGAACTGATGCCCGCACCGATTCATTACTCGCACGCGATCCTGCGTCGTCTCGCCGAGGCGCGCAAATCGGGCGCCGAGCCCGAGCTGCGCCCCGATGCGAAATCGCAGCTGTCTGTGCGCTACGAGAATGGCCGCCCCGTCGGCGTGAGCCAGATCGTTCTGTCCACTCAGCACGCGCATGAGCATCAGACCTCGGATGATATCCGCGCCATCGTCGAGCCCTATATCCGCGAGACGTTGCCCGAAGGCTGGATCACGCCGGAGACCGAATGGTGGGTGAACCCGACCGGCACCTTCGTGATCGGCGGTCCGGATGGCGATGCGGGCCTCACCGGGCGCAAGATCATCGTGGACACCTATGGCGGCTCGGCCCCGCATGGCGGCGGCGCGTTCTCGGGCAAGGACCCGACCAAGGTGGACCGCTCGGCGGCCTATGCGGCACGCTATCTGGCGAAGAACGTGGTGGCTGCCGGCATGGCGCGCAAATGCGTGATTCAGGTGTCCTACGCGATCGGCGTGGCGAAGCCGCTGTCGATCTATGTCGACACGTTCGGCACCGGCGAAGTGCCTGACGAGGTGATCGAAAAGGCCGTGGCGCAGGTGATGGACCTGACGCCGAAAGGCATCCGCGACACGCTCGATCTGTGCAAGCCGATCTACGAGCGCACTGCGGCTTATGGCCATTTCGGCCGCGCCCCGGAGGCCGATGGCGGCTTCTCGTGGGAGAAGACCGATCTGGTCGAGGCGCTGAAGAAAGCGGTCTGA
- a CDS encoding DMT family transporter, with amino-acid sequence MPDALRYAAIMLAAGIGIPVLAALNAQLGSRIGSPAVAAVVLFSVALLGAVLAVAVTTGPSGFARIPDQPKYLFLAGVLIAFYVLSITFIAPRFGVGNAVFFVLLGQMISAAAIDQFGLFGALVRPITLLRGAGIGFMCLGLFLIQKA; translated from the coding sequence ATGCCCGACGCCCTGCGCTATGCCGCGATCATGCTTGCTGCCGGGATCGGCATTCCGGTTCTGGCCGCGCTCAACGCCCAGCTTGGCAGCCGCATCGGCTCGCCTGCGGTGGCGGCGGTGGTGCTGTTCTCCGTGGCGCTTCTGGGCGCGGTGCTGGCCGTCGCGGTCACGACAGGGCCCTCGGGCTTCGCGCGCATACCCGATCAGCCGAAATACCTGTTCCTCGCAGGCGTGCTGATCGCCTTCTACGTGCTCTCGATCACCTTCATCGCGCCGCGCTTCGGGGTCGGCAATGCGGTGTTCTTCGTGCTGCTGGGACAGATGATTTCGGCCGCCGCGATCGACCAGTTCGGCCTATTCGGGGCGCTCGTCCGACCGATCACCCTGCTGCGCGGGGCGGGGATCGGCTTCATGTGCCTCGGACTGTTCCTCATTCAGAAGGCTTGA
- a CDS encoding DoxX family protein, which produces MTKLTDLAAPLGRLLLAQIFIIAGFQKITGYAGTQGYMEAMGVPGALLPLVILTELGGGIALLLGWKTRIVAFLLAGFSLISGFLFHYVPSLGMTGMEAQGQMINFMKNISIAGGMLMIVAQGAGKWSLDARENTQHSGRVTA; this is translated from the coding sequence ATGACGAAACTCACCGACCTCGCGGCCCCGCTCGGCCGCCTCCTCCTCGCCCAGATCTTCATCATCGCGGGCTTTCAAAAAATCACCGGCTATGCCGGGACCCAAGGCTACATGGAAGCGATGGGCGTGCCCGGCGCGCTTCTGCCGCTCGTGATCCTGACCGAACTGGGCGGCGGCATCGCATTGCTGCTTGGCTGGAAGACGCGGATCGTGGCTTTCCTGCTCGCGGGCTTCAGCCTCATCTCGGGCTTCCTGTTCCACTACGTCCCGAGCCTCGGCATGACTGGCATGGAAGCGCAGGGCCAGATGATCAACTTCATGAAGAACATCTCGATCGCGGGCGGCATGCTGATGATCGTGGCGCAGGGCGCGGGCAAATGGTCGCTCGATGCCCGCGAAAACACCCAGCACAGCGGCCGGGTCACCGCGTAA
- the queF gene encoding preQ(1) synthase, whose protein sequence is MSTDTSGLTQLGQSTDLPQTPEEAVLERVPQPRKGERYLVRFTAPEFTSLCPLTGQPDFAHIMIDYVPRDWLVESKSLKLFLGAFRNHGAFHEDCSVMIGQRLRDLLEPEWLRIGAYWYPRGGIPIDVFWQSAPKPEDMWIPDQGVPPYRGRG, encoded by the coding sequence ATGAGCACCGACACTTCCGGCCTGACCCAGCTGGGCCAATCGACCGACCTGCCGCAAACGCCCGAAGAGGCCGTGCTGGAGCGCGTGCCCCAGCCGCGCAAAGGCGAGCGCTATCTCGTGCGGTTCACAGCCCCCGAATTCACCTCGCTTTGCCCGCTCACCGGCCAGCCCGATTTCGCGCATATCATGATCGATTACGTCCCACGCGACTGGCTGGTGGAGAGCAAATCTCTGAAGCTGTTCCTCGGCGCGTTTCGCAATCACGGGGCGTTTCACGAGGATTGCTCGGTGATGATCGGGCAGCGTCTGCGGGATCTGCTGGAGCCCGAATGGCTGCGCATCGGCGCCTATTGGTACCCGCGCGGCGGCATCCCGATCGACGTCTTCTGGCAGAGCGCGCCGAAGCCCGAGGATATGTGGATCCCCGATCAGGGCGTGCCGCCTTATCGCGGCCGCGGATGA
- a CDS encoding (d)CMP kinase, with amino-acid sequence MKFTVAIDGPAAAGKGTISRAVAERFGLAHLDTGALYRAVGMKSETEGLEPIAAAKALCPEDLERDDLRTMEAGQAASIVAAIPEVRAALVAFQRDFAVREGGAVLDGRDIGTVICPQAEVKLFVTASPEVRAHRRWLELGGDEADVLEQVRERDARDMGRADSPLRPAVDALVIDTSELSIEEAVARAADQIEARRAGDLD; translated from the coding sequence ATGAAATTCACAGTCGCCATCGATGGCCCCGCCGCTGCGGGCAAAGGTACGATCAGTCGGGCCGTGGCCGAGCGGTTCGGGCTAGCGCATCTCGACACCGGTGCGCTCTATCGCGCGGTCGGCATGAAATCCGAGACCGAGGGGCTGGAGCCCATCGCGGCGGCCAAGGCGCTGTGCCCCGAGGATCTGGAGCGCGACGACCTGCGCACGATGGAAGCGGGGCAGGCGGCCTCGATCGTGGCCGCGATCCCCGAGGTGCGCGCGGCGCTGGTGGCGTTTCAGCGCGATTTCGCGGTGCGCGAGGGCGGTGCGGTGCTCGACGGGCGCGATATCGGCACGGTGATCTGCCCGCAGGCGGAGGTGAAGCTGTTCGTGACCGCCTCGCCGGAGGTGCGCGCGCATCGGCGCTGGCTGGAGCTGGGCGGCGATGAGGCTGACGTGCTCGAACAGGTGCGCGAGCGCGACGCCCGCGACATGGGCCGCGCCGACAGTCCGCTGCGCCCGGCGGTGGATGCGCTGGTGATCGACACCTCCGAGCTGAGCATCGAAGAGGCGGTCGCCCGCGCCGCCGATCAGATCGAGGCCCGCCGCGCGGGCGATCTGGACTAG
- the rpsA gene encoding 30S ribosomal protein S1 translates to MSQNATMDEFEALLNESLEIDTPNEGSVVKGKVIAIEAGQAIIDVGYKMEGRVELKEFANPGEAPQIEVGDEVEVYLDRVENARGEAVISREKARREEAWDRLEAAYAKEERVEGAIFGRVKGGFTVDLGGAVAFLPGSQVDVRPVRDAGPLMGLKQPFQILKMDRRRGNIVVSRRAILEESRAEQRAEVIANLSEGQVVDGVVKNITEYGAFVDLGGVDGLLHVTDMAWRRVNHPSEILSIGETVKVQVVKINKETHRISLGMKQLQSDPWDSVESKFALGSVHTGRVTNITDYGAFVELEPGVEGLVHVSEMSWTKKNVHPGKIVSTSQEVDVMVLEIDTAKRRVSLGLKQTMRNPWEVFAETHPVGTVIEGEVKNITEFGLFVGLENDIDGMVHLSDLSWEQRGEDAIQDYRKGDMVKAAVTEVDTDKERISLSIKALDADTFSDAVDGVKRGSIVTVTVTAIEDGGVEVEYNGMKSFIRRSDLARDRADQRPERFQVGDHVDVRVTNVDSKTRKLGVSIKAREIAEEKEAVEQYGSSDSGASLGDILGAALKGDQ, encoded by the coding sequence ATGTCGCAAAATGCAACCATGGACGAATTCGAAGCCCTTCTGAACGAGAGCCTCGAAATCGACACCCCGAACGAAGGTTCGGTTGTTAAAGGCAAGGTCATCGCCATCGAGGCGGGCCAGGCCATCATCGATGTCGGCTACAAAATGGAAGGCCGCGTCGAACTCAAAGAATTCGCCAACCCCGGCGAGGCTCCGCAGATCGAAGTCGGCGACGAAGTCGAAGTGTATCTCGACCGTGTCGAGAACGCTCGCGGCGAAGCCGTTATCTCGCGTGAGAAAGCCCGCCGCGAAGAGGCATGGGATCGTCTCGAAGCAGCTTACGCCAAAGAAGAGCGCGTCGAAGGCGCCATCTTCGGTCGCGTCAAAGGCGGCTTCACCGTCGATCTGGGCGGCGCTGTCGCGTTCCTGCCCGGCTCGCAAGTGGACGTGCGCCCGGTGCGCGACGCTGGCCCGCTCATGGGTCTCAAGCAGCCGTTCCAAATCCTCAAGATGGACCGTCGTCGTGGCAACATCGTTGTCTCGCGTCGTGCGATCCTCGAAGAGAGCCGCGCCGAACAGCGCGCCGAAGTCATCGCCAACCTCTCCGAAGGTCAGGTCGTCGATGGTGTGGTCAAGAACATCACCGAATACGGTGCGTTCGTTGATCTGGGCGGCGTCGACGGTCTGCTGCACGTCACCGACATGGCATGGCGCCGCGTGAATCACCCGTCCGAGATCCTGTCGATCGGCGAGACCGTCAAGGTCCAGGTCGTCAAGATCAACAAGGAAACCCACCGCATCTCGCTCGGCATGAAGCAGCTGCAGTCGGATCCGTGGGACTCGGTCGAGTCGAAGTTCGCTCTGGGTTCGGTGCACACCGGCCGCGTGACCAACATCACCGACTACGGCGCGTTCGTCGAGCTGGAGCCGGGTGTCGAAGGTCTCGTGCACGTGTCCGAGATGTCCTGGACCAAGAAGAACGTCCACCCCGGCAAGATCGTTTCGACGAGCCAGGAAGTCGACGTCATGGTCCTCGAGATCGACACCGCGAAGCGCCGCGTCTCGCTTGGCCTCAAGCAGACCATGCGCAACCCGTGGGAAGTCTTCGCAGAGACCCACCCGGTCGGCACCGTCATCGAAGGCGAAGTCAAGAACATCACCGAGTTCGGTCTGTTCGTTGGCCTCGAGAACGACATCGACGGCATGGTTCACCTCTCGGACCTCAGCTGGGAACAGCGTGGCGAGGATGCGATCCAGGACTACCGCAAAGGCGACATGGTCAAGGCCGCTGTCACCGAAGTGGACACCGACAAGGAGCGTATCTCGCTCTCGATCAAGGCGCTCGACGCCGACACGTTCTCCGATGCCGTTGACGGCGTGAAGCGTGGTTCGATCGTGACCGTGACCGTGACCGCGATTGAAGACGGTGGCGTCGAGGTGGAATACAACGGCATGAAGTCGTTCATCCGCCGTTCGGACCTCGCCCGCGATCGTGCCGACCAGCGCCCCGAGCGCTTCCAGGTTGGCGATCACGTCGATGTCCGCGTGACCAACGTCGACTCCAAGACCCGTAAGCTGGGTGTGTCGATCAAGGCGCGTGAGATCGCTGAAGAGAAAGAAGCCGTGGAACAGTACGGTTCGTCGGACTCGGGTGCGTCGCTGGGCGACATCCTGGGTGCCGCGCTCAAGGGCGACCAATAA
- the trmB gene encoding tRNA (guanine(46)-N(7))-methyltransferase TrmB, with protein MSENDTPEQPWRNFYGRRHGKTLNKAQKEYLREDLPGRLPGPVGWEENPDREPLDMETRFKGKPVWLEVGFGGGEHLAHMAQTYPEVEFIGCEPFVNGVAMLLGKLRREKIANVAVHPGDARDLMDVLPEGSISKAFLLYPDPWPKSKHHRRRFVTQEHLEPLHRALKPGSEFRVATDIPDYVRQTVEEVPQAGFEPLFEVPAAFDFDDPQPVSGDWDTPWEDWLSTRYEQKALREGRKPHYLTYRRI; from the coding sequence ATGAGCGAGAATGACACCCCCGAACAGCCCTGGCGCAACTTCTATGGTCGCCGCCACGGCAAGACGCTGAACAAGGCGCAGAAGGAATATCTGCGCGAGGACCTGCCGGGCCGTCTGCCCGGTCCCGTCGGTTGGGAGGAAAACCCCGACCGCGAGCCGCTCGACATGGAGACGCGGTTCAAGGGCAAGCCAGTCTGGCTGGAAGTGGGCTTCGGCGGGGGCGAGCATCTGGCGCATATGGCGCAGACCTATCCGGAGGTGGAATTCATCGGCTGCGAGCCTTTCGTGAACGGCGTCGCGATGCTGCTGGGCAAGCTGCGCCGCGAGAAGATCGCCAATGTCGCGGTGCATCCCGGCGATGCGCGCGACCTGATGGACGTGCTGCCCGAGGGCTCGATCTCGAAGGCGTTTCTCCTCTATCCCGACCCGTGGCCGAAATCGAAGCACCACCGCAGGCGCTTCGTGACGCAGGAGCATCTCGAGCCGCTGCACCGCGCGCTGAAACCGGGATCGGAATTCCGCGTGGCGACCGACATCCCCGACTACGTCCGCCAGACCGTCGAGGAAGTGCCGCAGGCCGGCTTCGAGCCTCTGTTCGAGGTGCCCGCCGCCTTCGATTTCGACGATCCGCAGCCGGTTTCCGGCGATTGGGATACGCCGTGGGAGGACTGGCTCTCGACGCGCTACGAGCAGAAAGCGCTGCGCGAAGGCCGCAAGCCGCATTACCTGACCTATCGGCGGATCTGA
- the aroA gene encoding 3-phosphoshikimate 1-carboxyvinyltransferase, protein MSGHGTPIKMTSRACGPLKGTAEVPGDKSISHRALILGALSVGETKITGLLEGEDVLDTAKAMRAFGAEVTQHGPGSWSVHGVGVGGFAEPEDVIDCGNSGTGVRLIMGAMATSPIVATFTGDGSLRKRPMGRVTDPIRLFGAQAFGRHGGRLPMTILGAPSPAPVRYATPMASAQVKSAVLLAGLNAPGQTVVIEKTPTRDHTERMLRGFGAEITTEVTEQGHVITLQGQPELKAQEVAVPRDPSSAAFPVCAALIVPGSEIVVPGVSQNPTRNGIFITLREMGADLTFENEREEGGEPVADLRVRYSKLHGIDVPAERASAQIDEYPVLSVVAAFAEGVTRMPGVHELRVKESDRIDAMARGLEANGIKIEEDEDTLIVYGCGPEGVPGGGTAVTHLDHRIAMSFMVLGMAAQQPVSVDDGSPIATSFPIFEDLMAGLGAEIVRADR, encoded by the coding sequence ATGTCCGGCCACGGCACTCCGATCAAAATGACCTCGCGCGCTTGCGGGCCCCTTAAGGGCACGGCGGAGGTTCCCGGCGACAAGTCGATCAGCCACCGCGCGCTGATCCTTGGCGCGCTCTCGGTGGGCGAGACGAAGATCACCGGCCTGCTCGAAGGCGAAGACGTGCTCGACACGGCCAAGGCGATGCGCGCCTTCGGCGCCGAGGTCACGCAGCACGGTCCCGGCAGCTGGTCGGTGCATGGCGTGGGCGTGGGCGGCTTCGCCGAGCCCGAAGACGTCATCGATTGCGGCAATTCCGGCACCGGCGTGCGTCTGATCATGGGCGCGATGGCGACCTCGCCGATCGTGGCGACCTTCACCGGCGACGGCTCGTTGCGCAAACGCCCGATGGGGCGTGTGACCGATCCGATCCGGCTGTTCGGGGCGCAGGCTTTCGGGCGTCATGGCGGGCGTCTGCCGATGACCATCCTCGGTGCACCGAGCCCCGCACCTGTGCGCTACGCAACGCCGATGGCCTCGGCGCAGGTGAAATCGGCGGTGCTGTTGGCGGGGCTGAACGCGCCCGGTCAGACCGTCGTGATCGAGAAGACCCCGACCCGCGATCATACCGAGCGGATGCTGCGCGGCTTCGGCGCCGAGATCACCACCGAGGTGACTGAGCAGGGCCATGTCATCACGCTGCAGGGCCAGCCGGAACTGAAGGCCCAGGAGGTCGCCGTGCCGCGCGATCCCTCTTCGGCCGCTTTCCCGGTCTGTGCCGCGCTGATCGTGCCGGGCTCGGAGATCGTGGTGCCGGGCGTCAGCCAGAACCCGACCCGCAACGGGATATTCATCACGCTGCGCGAGATGGGCGCCGATCTGACCTTCGAGAACGAGCGCGAAGAGGGCGGCGAGCCGGTGGCCGATCTGCGCGTGCGCTATTCCAAGCTGCACGGGATCGACGTGCCCGCCGAGCGCGCCTCGGCGCAGATCGACGAATATCCCGTTCTCTCGGTCGTCGCAGCCTTTGCCGAAGGCGTGACCCGGATGCCCGGCGTGCATGAGCTGCGCGTGAAGGAAAGCGACCGGATCGACGCTATGGCGCGTGGGCTGGAAGCCAATGGCATCAAGATCGAGGAAGACGAGGACACGCTGATCGTGTATGGCTGCGGTCCCGAAGGCGTGCCGGGCGGTGGCACGGCCGTGACCCATCTCGACCACCGGATCGCGATGAGCTTCATGGTGCTGGGCATGGCCGCGCAACAGCCGGTCTCCGTCGATGACGGCTCGCCCATTGCCACATCTTTCCCGATCTTCGAGGACCTGATGGCCGGGCTTGGCGCGGAGATCGTCCGGGCGGACCGGTGA